Genomic segment of Bacteroidota bacterium:
CTTCAGATGTTGGACCAACCTGAAATCCCTTTTCTTCTAAACGTTCTTCTTTGCAAGAGAATAAACAAGCAATACCTATGATAATTAAAATGAAATGTATGTTTTTCATAGAAATAAACTTAAGGTGAAATTATTTAAAAATGTATAATATTATTTTTGTTGAAATGGAAATCTTTGATATTCAATTCCTTGTAAAATTAACTTCTATTTTTCATTTATAACCTCCATCGCCTTTTCCAAAACTTCATCTTTACCTGCTCTAATTCCTTCAATTGTTGGTTTAACTTTAATATCGGGTATTATCCCTATTCTTTGGGTTTCAGTTCCATCGGGATAATATACACCGATGCCTGTCATAACAGTTTTATAACCTCCGGGTAATGGAATATAAGATACATTTCCATCCGCACCGGAAGTTTGGCTTCCTATCCCTATAACATTCGGCGCAGTTTTTAATGCCATTAAGGTAAATTCTGCATGACTTTGTGTTGTTTCGTTAAATAATAGGACAACTTTTCCTTTGTAAGGATTTTTATTATTCCCACCACAAAAATATGGTTCAGTAAAACGATAAGCTCCAGGAAATGAAATATCAGGATTCGAAAACATAACAAATTGTTTTTTTTCAGGAAGTAAATGATATGCGATATTATACATAGTCCCATTTGGATAATTTCTTACATCAAATATTATTGCCTTGGTATCATCTAGCTTTTCAAAAACATTATCAACTTCGTTTTTCGTTAATTGGCCTAAATCAACATATCCAATATTCCCATCTAAAATTTTATAGTGCTCATTTTTGGATTCATGCTGCCAATTGTAATTAAATTCGTAAAAATTATACCTCGCGATGGTCTTTTGAAGTGTTTTTCCTTCTCTTTCATATGTTACTGTAACTGAATCGGTGCTCCCGGTAAAAATTCCATAATATAACTTACGCATTTTAATTGCTTGATTGGAAGCACATATATATTTGGATTGTTCATTTATTATTTCTTCAATGGTTCTGCCATTCACCGTTAAAAATACATCTCCATATTTAATATCATTCCTTAAGCACAAAGAGTCATTATAACAACCGGTTACTATTGCCTTGCTATCAATTATATTATATATAAATGGTGTCCACTTAATACCAAAATATTGTTGGGTGTATTTTGTAACAAACCCGGCGTGACTATCATTAATTTTTACAGTTAATTCCAATATGGCGAGATGATATGCTACAGTATCATCAGCATATTTAAATTTGGAGATCATTTCTACCAGTACACTATCCCAGTTTTCACCAATAACATATTTGTACGGGAAAAAATAATTTATAATATTCCAATATCTCGAGAGAGTAAGTAAACGTAATTCTGGTGATGGGAAAACAGAATCTGTATATAATTTTTCATTTTTAAAACCCGTGTTTCCAACGAATTTCGTTTGTTGCACATAATAATTTTTACCCTGGTTTCTTTTTTGCTGAATATATTGAAGTTGCTCGATCATATTATTTGAGAAAACAGAAGTATCACTCAGCCAGTTGAGTTCAAGATTGAATTTCAAACTATCGGGCAAAATATTATTACATTTTTTACAATGTTTAACTTCACCTAAACTTTTTATCCATTCAGAATAATAATTATTTAATTCCTGTTTGGTTTTTAAATTATTGATCGATTTAACTCCATTCATAAATTCGGAGTCCCAGTCAAGATTACCTTTTGCAACTTCTGGATGATAATATTTGAGAAATCCCCAAAGCTTACAGA
This window contains:
- a CDS encoding peptidase S41, with product MKTLIFITIFLLIPLTSFSKTIPTETEKISTFCKLWGFLKYYHPEVAKGNLDWDSEFMNGVKSINNLKTKQELNNYYSEWIKSLGEVKHCKKCNNILPDSLKFNLELNWLSDTSVFSNNMIEQLQYIQQKRNQGKNYYVQQTKFVGNTGFKNEKLYTDSVFPSPELRLLTLSRYWNIINYFFPYKYVIGENWDSVLVEMISKFKYADDTVAYHLAILELTVKINDSHAGFVTKYTQQYFGIKWTPFIYNIIDSKAIVTGCYNDSLCLRNDIKYGDVFLTVNGRTIEEIINEQSKYICASNQAIKMRKLYYGIFTGSTDSVTVTYEREGKTLQKTIARYNFYEFNYNWQHESKNEHYKILDGNIGYVDLGQLTKNEVDNVFEKLDDTKAIIFDVRNYPNGTMYNIAYHLLPEKKQFVMFSNPDISFPGAYRFTEPYFCGGNNKNPYKGKVVLLFNETTQSHAEFTLMALKTAPNVIGIGSQTSGADGNVSYIPLPGGYKTVMTGIGVYYPDGTETQRIGIIPDIKVKPTIEGIRAGKDEVLEKAMEVINEK